The genomic window AGGGACACAGAGAGACACTAGGGGAGATTAAATTGATTACATGTAGGGCACAGAAAATCCTACATCACCAAAACACAGTACATGCTGCATGATTTGGGACCAACTGGTCAAAATGATGCAATGGGAGCAAGAAAACACCACGGCCTGCAGACCTGAGTTATGGAAGAGGTTGAGGGAGTGAGTGAATGATGGCCGACAGGGGATCCATCACCTCTTGATTCTTGGCTCCCACCTCAAAAGCCAAGCAAAACCTTCCAATTTAGCAGCAGCACAGACAAATACCAAAGTGACAGCAcccccatgcatgcatgccgacACCTGAAAAACAAAACTCCACAATTGTATTTTCAGTAAAATATTCAGATACAAGAATCAATGGCTAACAGACCTTCACATACCTATAAAATGTTTTCTACTATCAGATTGAAAGGAAAACAAAGTTAGCCAGGTACATTATAGCCAGTAAATAAGTAGACCGTGTGTGAGAAATCGTAATCGAGACCGAAAGTGGAGCTACTTTTTCTTCAAGAATTGGATGATAGTACAACTTTGTACAGAGCATACAAAACCAAACCTGGCTGCTCCAATACAAACAGGTAGGGCAAATTGTGTCAACAcaactcttaaaaaaaaagagcctccTATGAATATGATATCTCTACACTTGCAGTGCTGCAAAAAAATGTGGAAGACTGAAGAGAGTTGCAGGCCCAGCAATTATGGATATGGGCTGAACCGTCTTTGAATTTTGAGATCAGTAAACTGTAAACATGCAACTGAACTGCAGCTGTTCCAGTACGCAGGCACTGCATAATCACTCAGCGAGTGTTGTTCACTTGGAAGCCATCCATCAACcataaagaatatatatatctatgtcAGAAAAGGATCTTCTTTAAAATCAGGAGGACTATCATGATGAAGATAAGAATGACAAGGGTAGTAGCACACATGACCATGCCCCCTTTCTTCTGTGTCCTCTCAGCCTGCATAACAGAGACCAGATGAAGATGTTAGACTGAAAACTCCAGGAATTGAAGGTGCGCCTTATTTCTCTTCCTCTGCAGAAACGCTTTGATATATAAGGTAAAGGTGCTGCAGGTGGAAACACTGAGGACTTCTCCTCAACTTTTTATGATAATATCTAGCACACAGTAGCATATGCATGCACAAACACACACAGGCACGCAAAGGCACACAGCAGTACTTGCGGAGACCTGAAGATTTGACCTAGTATTACTACCTCTAGtagtcacaaaaaaaaagaaactttatGATCTGTACTATTTATTGGACACCATTTACATGCTATGAGATGCTTGACTGTCCACAGTCTGGGAGATGCAAAATCAAGCACTGAATTTTTATCACCAGATAACTGCTGAAGTTATATAGTATacctttttaaaatttcatttaATGCCTAATCTACCCATACCATTTTCTTTCAATGGACAAAAAGATAGATCAGGTGGGAAGCAATTTTTTAGGGTTAACATTATAGTACAAGTTTTCTTAAACCACTGTGCTACTCCGTAATGGACACAAAtcataaaatatcatataagtTAACCTGGCAAATGAAACATGGCATAGAAGTTTTTCCATCTTAACTACAGAAATCTGCATAAAAATACTCTAAAGATAGAAAATGGGTTGGGGGATGAAACCTTTTGCAATTGTTTATAACCCTCTTCAACGGAAGCTGCAACATTCTGTATATTGTAGTCTATCCGGTCTATGATAGTTCCCTGTTGAGATGAAGTAATTATGAGTCTGGAGTTTGAACCAGTTAACAAAACCAATCATTGATAACTCGGTTATTTAGGGTTTTTCTTATACCTGATCTATCACAAGAACTGAAAGGTCCTTCATGATCTGTGCAAGCTCGTTAACTGATTCGACAACCTTCAAGTAGAATGCagataatataaaataaagttgtgcccatgattgattttttttaattcaaataagAGAGTATGTATATAGCATTGTGCATATAAGCAAATAACAAACAAAGAACTCACCTGCTcgatttctctttctctttctctggtGAATGCTTCGCTTTTCTTAAGTTTTGACATCTGAACCTCCGTGAAACCCTGAAATTAAAATCATGGAATAAACTACATCATCGATCAATTACTTAATTTAAAGGGTATGCTGGAACTTTAATCCTCCTCTTTGATACCAGCAAATCTATTCCCATACATTGATTTCAAATCCAACAAAAAAACATACACAAACATCATACTCCCGAGAACACTAAAAGGGGATATATACATAATGAAGCATATAATTTGTTAATGTTTTCTTTGAGCATCTCACTTAAGACTCTTTTTCACACTAAACCAGTTTAAAAGCAGCTGCCTGGATACCATCTAAGTATGTGCATGAACTATACTAAGAATTCATGGATGCAAGGCCATGGTGTATGGATGCTTGGATTATTGTGGTGTTCATGACAATGCAAAGCTACTCAAACTTCTTTGATTTTATTCATGAACATAACCTATGTTACTAAATTCAtgatatgattaaaaaaaagggcagTAATGCCTGTATGTTTCTTGCCTGCCATCTGATAACGCAGAAGAGAAAAATTTAGGTAAGTGGATGCAGGTGGAGCACGGGACTATAGCACTTTTACTTAGAAAGccttgtatttttttatgattataaCTTCTGCATCGGGAGCCAGTTGAAATGATGTACCTAAATTCACTTGGTTTAAAACGCAATTGAAAGAACCCGGCCTTTCTTGATCAGTACAGCAATTACAAAGTGAAAGGGCTGGGAAGCTTGGAAATGCAAGATCTTCACTACCCAGTACTGCCATAACAATAGCTTTGCCTCAAAACTCCATCCCACAAGTGTGCGTTACTTTCTTATTATGTTTATTCAAGCATTACAGATTCACAGGCCAAAAATCTGACTTTCTGGACTTGATATTAAGATCCACAATGTCATCATGTGGTCAAAAGGTAGGAGCAAAATGAAATGCTATAAACATCCAACAGCTACATCCTATAATGCAATCCCGTCAAATTAAAATGCCTAGAATAGAAGTATAACAGAATAAGAATTCCAACTATGTAACTAGATTGTGCTCATTCTTGAGCTAGATTCCTAACTCACACCTGCAAATTGATCCAAGCAAGCCAAATACATACTATCAGATTTATGTTGCCTTATTCTAAGCCACTGTAACCACCCAAACCTAGACATGGCCTTCATTGCACATAATGTGTGCCGCTATTCATTTTGCGTTTTTCTCTTCACAAATTTTGTGTATACTTGtgggtctgaactctgaagtgaAGCAAGTCGGGCAAACCCTTGATTCTGATTTTCAAGTCAGTTACTAGCAGATAGGGAGGAGCAatacacaacaaacaataaaaataatgatTAGAATTGAGTGTGTTACTAGTTACTATAAGCCAAGCTTTCAGGATAACAATATTGTAAAATCAAGTCTGCAGGACTAAGGACTAAAGATAAAGACAAAGTAATAGCATACCACATCCTCAAATTCATCATCTCCAAGTTCAAATGTCGACTTAGAACCATTCATGTTCATTTCCAAATCAACTCCATCTTGCCCCTGTAAACATGATTCATTAATCAAGCATCTCAATTAGATCGATTTAAGTAGCAAAAGTATCTGGACTTTGAGCAGATTGACGTACGAACCTCTTTCTGTTGGCGTAGCTGCTTTAAATAAGTTGACTGTTTTTTACGGAACTCCATCGAAAGGCTTTGCAGGTCTGTAGCGAGTGAACGCTGCATATAACAATCAAAGGGCATTTCATccataaaaacaaaaatccctTATGAGTAGAACTCCTGTAGCTGTTTAATAAGTAAAGATAGGAGCCCATCATCACCTGGACATTCCTTCGGACATTTGAATCCTCTGAAGAATCTTTCATGGATAGCTTCTGAAGTCTCTTCTCCGACCTCTTCAGTAAGTCTGTTACCTCATGTGTAAGAATCTCAATTGCTCGCTGGTCATCTCTACCATCACCAAAGGATGGCATCAAGGCTTTGGCATGTGCCTTAGCCAGCTCTGCCATCTTCGTTCTTGCCCGCTGCATGTTGGCAGATATCTCTTCGGAAACATCAACCCATGCCGGGGGCAGCCCGACCGTCACAGCACTTCTACTGCACCACATACACCACATGTGAGTGCCAAGTAAGGTTCCCAAACCAATTGGTGGACTGCTACCACACCTCGATGTTTATACTCACAACAGTTTTCAACTTCTCTACTTGAACTAACAAAACCAATTATAAATATCTCGCAGTAGATGACGCCTAAACAGGCTAGCTAAGGGAATGAGTTCAGCGATCTGCAATTCTACTGCTTCGTTTGAATCACAGGCCAATTGGATCACCATCGATTTTACGGGACATCGCTATTCACTCGCACGGAAACCGATCTAAGTCTAGCAATTGTGATTCCCATGTCGCAATTCCGCATCTCGCGCCCCCCTCGCATCACGATTAACTAGCGAACTGATCTAAAGGTGGGGTTCAGATTAGACGGCACAGGGTGGTGGAAGGGGGGTTGTTacctggaggcggcggaggggtcgTCGGTGCTGAGGGGGGCGTAGGGGCGGTTGGAGCGCAGCAGCGAGGCCATCTCGATCACCGgccccccgcctcctcctcctcctcctcctcctcctccggacgatgacgacgacggagcCCCCGCCGGCGCGCGGACGTGGCGCAGCGCGTCGCGGTACTTGCGGTACAGAGGCGTCCGGTTCCGCGTCGCCATGGCGCGGGAGAGCTCtggcggaggcgggcgcgggcgcggcgagatctcgacggcgagggggaggaggaatcggggagagagaagggagagagagagagagttggtgcgagagacgagacgagacaACGTGGGAGTTGGGACTTCACCACCAAGGCATTAAACGGGCCCATTTGGGCTCCGAATTCTGGCCCGGAAGGCCCATTACACGGACAGAACGGCCCGTATTTTTTTCGCAGTATAAGCAccgggaccacctatacatttgtcgacaaattttctcctaaaaatttgacagatgtaattatagtacaatcgtagtgtaattacactgtaacttgcacgTAACTACAgcgtaacttgtatataagtttcatgtaagatttgttttggtgaggaagaaaaataaaatcacaacacacacatatgtgtaaggatttgttcccacaacctcTATTTTACCAGAATAACATATTACGTAGAGATTTTTGcaagttacatataagttacactatagttgcagtgtaattacactacgattgtattataattacatctgtcaaatttttgggagaaaatttatcgacaaatatatagcaaaatcgataaGCACCTTGTTTGAAGTTAacgggaaatttaactatttgccactcttgtgacatggcaattaacgatttgccacaccctgtcaatgacatgtgggccctcatgtgtctataacatgtgggcttagtggcaaatcgttaagcaccactcgtaagagtggcaaataggtTAAAGCCCCGAAGTTAacgccccatcgtttggcttataaacggtatatttgcaaacgaaaaataatttgtaaataatacATGCTTTTAGTGATCTAAAagaaaaggctaaaaaataaactttgatgaaaaaaaccctaaatgtaagattgaaaattcaaattttagctgataagcataagcataaccTCTGATTTGTCTCCGTTTACTACGTACAAGTTCAGTCTGTGTAATTGATTGTTTGATGTATAAGCCATGGAAAGATAAAACCATGAACAGTTTATGGACAACTTGTATATCTTTGTTTTTAATGGTTTGAAAACTAATTCAGG from Oryza glaberrima chromosome 6, OglaRS2, whole genome shotgun sequence includes these protein-coding regions:
- the LOC127777906 gene encoding syntaxin-43-like, yielding MATRNRTPLYRKYRDALRHVRAPAGAPSSSSSGGGGGGGGGGGGPVIEMASLLRSNRPYAPLSTDDPSAASSRSAVTVGLPPAWVDVSEEISANMQRARTKMAELAKAHAKALMPSFGDGRDDQRAIEILTHEVTDLLKRSEKRLQKLSMKDSSEDSNVRRNVQRSLATDLQSLSMEFRKKQSTYLKQLRQQKEGQDGVDLEMNMNGSKSTFELGDDEFEDVGFTEVQMSKLKKSEAFTREREREIEQVVESVNELAQIMKDLSVLVIDQGTIIDRIDYNIQNVAASVEEGYKQLQKAERTQKKGGMVMCATTLVILIFIMIVLLILKKILF